The following are encoded in a window of Sulfitobacter sp. S190 genomic DNA:
- a CDS encoding ABC transporter ATP-binding protein: protein MTTPLLKLTGLTKAYPGVVANDDVSLRIAPGEVHALLGENGAGKSTLVKMIYGLVKPDSGDMQMHGAPFAPSEPRAARAAGVGMVFQHFSLFDAMSVAENIALGMEHAPKLGALSARIREVSQTYGLPLAPDRIVGDLSAGERQRVEIIRCLLQDPKLLIMDEPTSVLTPQEVEILFKTLRKLSAEGTAILYISHKLEEIRSLCDSATILRLGKVVGHCTPRETTARDMAEMMVGKLLETPSRAGRDLGETLLRLTALSAPSPNAFGMPLKSIDLDLRAGEVLGIGGVAGNGQDELLAALSGERPVAAGMLEYRGQDIGRLGPTARRKLGLLAAPEERMGHAAAPDMTLVENAMLTGAVRQGLERRGMLDWPAARKFAEEVIARFDVRTPNSAAAARSLSGGNLQKFVIGREVMQRPEVFVVNQPTWGVDASAAAAIRQALLDLAQNGAAVIVISQDLDELMEISDRFAALNEGRLSASRPAQGLTVDEIGLMMGGAHGMEVAHV, encoded by the coding sequence ATGACCACCCCATTGCTGAAACTGACCGGCCTGACCAAAGCCTATCCCGGGGTCGTGGCGAATGACGATGTATCGCTTCGGATTGCCCCCGGCGAAGTGCACGCGCTGCTGGGGGAAAACGGGGCCGGCAAATCGACATTGGTCAAGATGATCTACGGGCTGGTCAAACCCGACAGCGGCGACATGCAGATGCACGGTGCACCTTTCGCGCCGTCAGAACCGCGCGCGGCCCGTGCGGCGGGTGTCGGCATGGTGTTCCAGCATTTTTCGCTGTTCGATGCCATGAGTGTGGCGGAAAATATCGCCCTCGGGATGGAACACGCGCCGAAACTGGGTGCGCTGTCGGCCCGTATTCGCGAAGTGTCGCAGACCTATGGTCTGCCGCTGGCACCTGACCGGATCGTGGGCGATCTGTCCGCCGGTGAACGCCAGAGGGTCGAGATCATCCGCTGTCTGTTGCAGGATCCAAAGCTGTTGATCATGGATGAACCCACATCGGTTCTGACGCCGCAGGAAGTCGAGATCCTGTTCAAGACACTGCGCAAACTGAGCGCCGAAGGCACGGCGATCCTGTATATTTCCCACAAGCTCGAGGAAATACGCAGCCTGTGTGACAGCGCGACGATCCTGCGCCTGGGCAAGGTGGTCGGCCATTGCACACCCCGTGAGACGACCGCACGCGACATGGCGGAGATGATGGTGGGCAAATTGCTCGAGACACCGAGCCGCGCGGGGCGTGATCTGGGCGAAACCCTGCTGCGGCTCACCGCGCTGTCGGCCCCGTCTCCCAACGCCTTTGGCATGCCGCTCAAGAGTATCGATCTGGACCTGCGGGCGGGCGAAGTGCTGGGGATCGGAGGGGTTGCGGGCAACGGTCAGGATGAGCTGCTGGCGGCGCTGTCGGGCGAACGGCCCGTGGCCGCGGGCATGCTGGAGTACCGCGGACAGGACATCGGACGGCTGGGCCCCACGGCGCGGCGCAAACTCGGTCTGCTGGCCGCACCCGAAGAGCGCATGGGCCATGCCGCGGCCCCCGATATGACGCTGGTGGAAAATGCGATGTTGACCGGTGCAGTGCGCCAGGGTCTCGAGCGGCGCGGCATGCTGGACTGGCCCGCCGCCCGCAAATTCGCGGAAGAGGTGATCGCCCGTTTTGATGTGCGCACGCCCAACAGTGCGGCGGCAGCCCGGTCCCTTTCGGGCGGCAACCTTCAGAAGTTCGTCATCGGCCGTGAGGTCATGCAGCGGCCCGAGGTTTTTGTGGTCAACCAGCCGACGTGGGGCGTGGACGCGTCTGCCGCCGCCGCGATCCGGCAGGCGCTGCTGGATCTGGCGCAAAACGGCGCGGCGGTGATCGTCATCAGTCAGGACCTCGACGAACTGATGGAAATTTCGGACCGCTTTGCCGCACTCAACGAAGGCAGGCTGAGCGCTTCGCGTCCGGCCCAGGGCCTGACCGTGGACGAGATCGGTCTGATGATGGGTGGTGCCCATGGAATGGAGGTCGCGCATGTCTGA
- the dnaE gene encoding DNA polymerase III subunit alpha has product MTQTPRFIHLRTHSEYSLLEGALRLKKLPAMCVDAQMPALALTDTNNMFAALEYSVAMTGAGVQPIIGCQVDVEYVQVGPGERARDPAPVVLLAQSETGYENLMKLNTCLYVDKDGALPQVTLDQLAAHATDVICLTGGPDGPVGRLLQNGQRPAAQALMDRLAAAFGDRLYVELQRHPTDSGPPEAERLTERGHIEMAYAMELPLVATNDVYFPKTDMFEAHDALICIAEGAYVDQQDGRRRLTPQHYFKSQSEMVTLFADLPEAIENTVEIAKRCAFQAYRRDPILPKFADDEVAELRRQAEEGLRARLAIIPHATEVAEYEARLDFELKIIEGMGFPGYFLIVADFIKWAKDQGIPVGPGRGSGAGSLVAYALLITDLDPLRYSLLFERFLNPERVSMPDFDIDFCMDRREEVIRYVQEKYGRDKVGQIITFGALLSKAAVRDIGRVLQMPYGQVDRLSKMIPVEGVKPVSIEKALADEPRLREEARSEEVVARLLEYGQQVEGLLRNASTHAAGVVIGDRPLDALVPLYQDPRSDMPATQFNMKWVEQAGLVKFDFLGLKTLTVIQNAVDQIKASGRHLHIAADGTELFEPPEGLLDDIATIPLDDEASYRLYAAAKTVAVFQVESSGMMDALKRMKPTCIEDIVALVALYRPGPMENIPTYCEVKNGKRERESVHPLIDHILEETQGIIVYQEQVMQIAQVMAGYSLGGADLLRRAMGKKIAEEMAKERPKFEKGAMENGVEKKKASEVFDLLEKFANYGFNKSHAAAYAVVSYQTAWLKANHPVEFMAGVMNCDIHLTDKLAVYFEEVRKRLELPWVPPCVNRSDATFKVVDGALVYALGALKNVGVEAMRLVTEGRKVEGVDRPFATLFDMARRVDLKRVGKRPLEMLARSGAFDQLDPNRRRVFGALDALVAYSAAIFDQKASNQVSLFGEAGDDLPEPRIMAGDDWLSAERLTEEFKAVGFYLSGHPLDDYMGPLNRKWGNDRGVPFMTLDGLTDKVADRGAMNARLAGVVAGRQERKSARGNRFAFAQLSDPTGAYEVTLFSDTLELARDHLETGSKVVVTVEATMESDQLKLLGRSVAPVEAAVADAGGMGLKIFIESPAAIAAVSDVLAGARTAARAAGKGPVQLCLMDPSLPGEVEVDLGAEFPVTPQIKGAIRSLGGVLEVEEI; this is encoded by the coding sequence ATGACCCAGACCCCCCGATTCATTCACCTGCGCACCCATTCCGAGTACTCTTTGCTGGAGGGGGCGCTGCGGCTGAAAAAGCTGCCTGCGATGTGCGTTGACGCGCAGATGCCTGCGCTGGCGCTGACCGATACCAACAACATGTTTGCGGCACTCGAGTATTCCGTCGCGATGACGGGGGCGGGTGTCCAGCCGATCATCGGCTGTCAGGTCGATGTGGAATACGTGCAGGTCGGACCCGGCGAGCGCGCCCGCGATCCCGCGCCGGTGGTGCTGCTGGCCCAGAGCGAGACCGGCTACGAAAACCTGATGAAGCTCAACACCTGTCTTTACGTCGACAAGGACGGCGCGCTGCCGCAGGTGACGCTGGACCAGCTGGCCGCCCATGCCACCGATGTGATCTGCCTGACCGGCGGGCCGGACGGGCCGGTGGGCCGCTTGCTGCAAAACGGCCAGCGCCCCGCCGCGCAGGCGTTGATGGACCGGCTGGCGGCGGCCTTTGGCGACCGGCTCTATGTCGAGTTGCAGCGCCACCCGACCGACAGCGGCCCGCCGGAGGCCGAGCGGCTGACCGAGCGGGGTCATATCGAGATGGCCTATGCAATGGAGCTGCCGCTGGTGGCCACGAACGATGTCTATTTTCCCAAGACCGACATGTTTGAGGCGCATGACGCGCTGATCTGTATTGCGGAAGGCGCCTATGTCGATCAGCAGGACGGTCGCCGCCGTCTGACCCCGCAGCATTATTTCAAATCGCAGTCCGAAATGGTCACCCTGTTCGCCGATCTGCCCGAAGCGATCGAGAACACCGTCGAGATTGCCAAGCGCTGTGCCTTTCAGGCCTATCGCCGCGATCCGATCCTGCCGAAGTTTGCCGATGACGAGGTGGCCGAGTTGCGCCGTCAGGCCGAAGAGGGGCTGCGCGCGCGGTTGGCGATCATCCCGCATGCCACAGAGGTGGCCGAATACGAGGCACGACTGGATTTCGAGCTGAAGATCATCGAGGGCATGGGGTTTCCCGGCTATTTCCTGATCGTTGCCGATTTCATCAAATGGGCCAAGGATCAGGGCATTCCGGTGGGGCCGGGGCGGGGGTCCGGCGCGGGATCGTTGGTGGCCTATGCGCTGTTGATCACCGATCTCGATCCGCTGCGGTACTCGCTTCTGTTCGAGCGGTTCTTGAACCCCGAACGGGTATCGATGCCGGATTTCGACATCGATTTCTGCATGGACCGCCGCGAAGAGGTGATCCGCTATGTGCAGGAGAAATACGGCCGTGACAAAGTGGGCCAGATCATCACCTTTGGCGCGCTTCTGTCGAAGGCCGCGGTGCGCGACATCGGGCGCGTGTTGCAGATGCCCTACGGGCAGGTGGACCGTCTGTCGAAGATGATCCCCGTCGAAGGGGTCAAACCCGTCAGCATCGAAAAGGCGCTGGCCGACGAGCCGCGGTTGCGCGAGGAAGCCCGCAGCGAGGAGGTGGTCGCACGCCTGCTGGAATACGGCCAGCAGGTGGAGGGGCTGTTGCGCAATGCCTCGACCCACGCGGCGGGGGTGGTGATTGGCGATCGCCCGCTGGACGCGCTGGTGCCGCTCTATCAGGATCCGCGATCGGACATGCCCGCCACCCAGTTCAACATGAAATGGGTCGAGCAGGCGGGGCTGGTGAAATTCGACTTTCTGGGTCTGAAAACCCTGACCGTGATCCAGAACGCGGTGGACCAGATCAAGGCGTCGGGGCGTCATCTGCACATCGCCGCCGATGGCACGGAGCTGTTCGAGCCGCCCGAGGGGCTGCTTGACGACATCGCCACGATCCCGCTGGATGACGAGGCGTCCTACAGGCTGTATGCCGCGGCCAAGACGGTGGCGGTGTTCCAGGTGGAAAGCTCGGGCATGATGGATGCGCTCAAGCGGATGAAGCCCACCTGTATCGAGGACATCGTGGCGCTGGTGGCACTTTACAGGCCCGGTCCGATGGAGAACATTCCGACCTATTGCGAGGTCAAGAACGGCAAGCGCGAGCGCGAGAGTGTGCATCCGCTGATCGATCACATTCTCGAAGAGACGCAGGGCATCATCGTTTATCAGGAACAGGTGATGCAGATCGCGCAGGTCATGGCGGGCTACAGCCTTGGCGGGGCGGACCTGTTGCGCCGTGCGATGGGCAAGAAGATCGCCGAGGAGATGGCCAAGGAGCGCCCCAAGTTCGAAAAGGGCGCGATGGAGAACGGGGTCGAGAAGAAGAAGGCCTCGGAAGTGTTCGACCTGTTGGAGAAATTCGCCAACTACGGGTTCAACAAGTCCCACGCGGCGGCCTATGCGGTCGTCAGCTACCAGACCGCGTGGCTCAAGGCGAACCATCCGGTCGAGTTCATGGCTGGCGTGATGAATTGCGATATCCATCTGACCGACAAGTTGGCCGTGTATTTCGAAGAGGTCCGCAAGCGGCTGGAATTGCCTTGGGTGCCGCCCTGCGTGAACCGGTCGGATGCGACGTTCAAGGTTGTTGACGGGGCGCTGGTCTATGCGCTGGGCGCGCTCAAGAACGTGGGCGTGGAGGCGATGCGTCTGGTGACCGAGGGCCGCAAGGTGGAAGGTGTCGACAGGCCGTTTGCCACGTTGTTCGACATGGCGCGGCGGGTGGATCTGAAACGGGTGGGCAAGCGCCCGCTGGAGATGCTGGCCCGGTCCGGCGCCTTTGACCAGCTTGATCCCAACCGCCGCCGTGTCTTTGGCGCGCTGGATGCGCTGGTGGCCTATTCGGCGGCGATTTTCGATCAGAAGGCGTCAAACCAGGTGTCGTTGTTCGGGGAGGCGGGTGACGATCTGCCCGAGCCGCGCATCATGGCGGGCGACGATTGGCTGAGTGCCGAGCGGCTGACCGAGGAGTTCAAGGCGGTGGGGTTCTACCTGTCGGGGCATCCGCTGGATGATTATATGGGGCCGCTGAACCGCAAGTGGGGCAATGACCGCGGTGTGCCGTTCATGACGCTGGACGGGTTGACCGACAAGGTGGCCGACCGCGGGGCGATGAATGCGCGGCTGGCCGGTGTGGTCGCGGGCCGGCAGGAGCGCAAGTCGGCGCGGGGCAACCGGTTTGCCTTTGCCCAGCTGAGCGATCCGACGGGCGCCTATGAGGTGACGCTGTTCTCCGACACGCTGGAGCTGGCGCGCGATCATCTGGAGACGGGATCGAAGGTGGTCGTCACCGTCGAGGCCACGATGGAGAGCGACCAGCTCAAGCTGCTGGGCCGGTCGGTGGCGCCGGTAGAGGCGGCAGTGGCCGATGCGGGGGGCATGGGGCTGAAGATTTTCATCGAGAGCCCGGCCGCGATCGCGGCGGTGTCGGATGTGCTGGCGGGCGCGCGCACGGCCGCGCGGGCGGCGGGCAAGGGGCCGGTGCAGCTGTGCCTGATGGACCCCAGCCTGCCCGGTGAAGTCGAGGTGGATCTGGGCGCGGAATTTCCCGTCACACCGCAGATCAAGGGCGCGATCCGGTCGCTGGGCGGGGTGCTCGAGGTCGAGGAAATCTGA
- the xdhC gene encoding xanthine dehydrogenase accessory protein XdhC — MTQITVEITATRGSAPRDAGTVMVVSPTDITGTIGGGALEYRAIETARRLMAKDRPLLEETIPLGPDLGQCCGGAVSLRYSTAAHAPDAPQPTRFAPGLVPDRSLGDLWVWGAGHVGRAVIRQAAPLRAFNLCWIDSDMTRFPADIPDTVTPLAARDMPRLVTHAPRTAHHLIFTYSHDIDLALCSALLTHGFASCGLIGSQTKKTRFFKRLRAAGLTPERIDCPIGTPAQGKHPDAIAHSTLTVLLKTLQQRDDSAPDKKAVHP, encoded by the coding sequence GTGACGCAAATTACGGTCGAGATAACGGCAACGCGGGGCTCGGCCCCGCGCGATGCAGGCACCGTCATGGTGGTGAGCCCGACCGACATCACCGGCACCATCGGCGGGGGTGCGCTGGAATACCGTGCCATCGAAACGGCACGGCGCTTGATGGCAAAAGACCGACCGCTGCTGGAGGAAACCATTCCGCTTGGCCCTGATCTGGGTCAATGCTGTGGCGGCGCGGTGAGCCTGCGGTATTCCACGGCCGCGCATGCGCCAGATGCACCGCAGCCCACACGGTTTGCCCCCGGGCTCGTCCCGGACCGGTCGCTGGGCGATCTGTGGGTGTGGGGTGCGGGGCACGTGGGCCGCGCGGTGATCCGGCAGGCCGCCCCGTTGCGTGCTTTTAATCTGTGCTGGATCGACAGCGATATGACCCGTTTTCCTGCCGACATTCCAGATACGGTAACCCCGCTTGCCGCACGCGACATGCCGCGGTTGGTGACACATGCCCCCCGCACGGCGCATCACCTGATATTCACCTATAGCCACGACATTGATCTGGCCCTTTGCTCGGCGCTTTTGACCCACGGATTCGCAAGCTGCGGGCTGATTGGGTCGCAGACCAAGAAAACGCGATTTTTCAAGCGGTTGAGGGCTGCAGGTCTGACGCCGGAACGCATTGATTGCCCCATTGGCACGCCAGCGCAGGGCAAGCACCCAGACGCAATCGCCCATTCCACGCTCACTGTGCTCTTGAAAACCTTGCAGCAACGGGATGATAGTGCGCCCGACAAAAAGGCTGTGCACCCATGA
- the xdhA gene encoding xanthine dehydrogenase small subunit encodes MQISFHLNGTPVTLTDPSPTLTLLDWLRENKHLTGTKEGCNEGDCGACSVMVTDAGGSHALNACILFMPQLAGKHVTTVEGLAAPDGTLHPVQQTMIDHHASQCGFCTPGFVVTMAAAHLQGTTDHDTALAGNLCRCTGYAPIVRAAKAAENAPVPNHLRNLGLHLADKTPGEQPRAAGAAPRFPAAPRDTDTLAEIYKATPEATLVAGATDVGLWVTKQLRDLGPVIFLNQCASLRDITQTETHWHIGAMATIRDLEEALDPHFPSLGALLRRYGSPQVRNAATLGGNIANGSPIGDGSPAMIALGARLHLRCGDIRREITLEDFFISYGKQDRKPGEFVEAISVPKQTDTLHCHKLSKRFDQDISAVCGCFNLPGDGRLFGEVRLAFGGMAGTPMRAKAAEAALRGAPISLASAQAAAEALQDDFTPLSDMRASAHYRMQAAQNMLLRSVHSLLGTPTDLHEVTA; translated from the coding sequence ATGCAAATCTCGTTCCACCTCAACGGAACCCCTGTCACCCTGACGGACCCGTCCCCGACGCTGACACTTCTCGATTGGTTGCGTGAAAACAAACACTTGACCGGCACAAAGGAAGGCTGCAACGAAGGCGATTGCGGCGCCTGCAGCGTCATGGTGACGGACGCCGGAGGCAGCCACGCGCTCAACGCGTGCATCCTGTTCATGCCGCAGCTTGCAGGCAAACACGTCACCACCGTCGAAGGGCTCGCCGCCCCCGACGGCACCCTGCACCCCGTCCAGCAAACCATGATCGACCACCACGCCAGCCAATGCGGCTTCTGCACCCCCGGCTTCGTCGTCACCATGGCCGCCGCCCACCTGCAAGGCACCACCGATCACGACACCGCCCTCGCCGGCAACCTGTGCCGCTGCACCGGCTACGCCCCTATCGTGCGCGCCGCAAAGGCTGCCGAAAATGCGCCTGTTCCCAACCACTTGCGCAACCTCGGCCTTCATCTTGCCGACAAAACTCCGGGGGAGCAGCCAAGGGCTGCGGGGGCAGCGCCCCGCTTTCCTGCCGCACCGCGCGACACGGACACCCTTGCGGAAATCTACAAAGCAACCCCCGAGGCCACTCTCGTCGCGGGCGCCACGGACGTGGGTCTATGGGTCACCAAACAGCTGCGTGACCTGGGACCTGTCATCTTTCTCAACCAATGCGCATCCTTGCGCGACATCACCCAGACCGAAACCCACTGGCACATCGGGGCGATGGCCACGATCCGCGATCTCGAAGAAGCTCTGGATCCGCATTTCCCCAGCCTCGGTGCGCTCTTGCGCCGCTATGGATCGCCGCAGGTCCGCAACGCCGCGACGCTGGGCGGCAATATCGCAAACGGCTCTCCCATCGGGGACGGATCGCCCGCCATGATCGCGCTCGGCGCACGGCTGCACCTGCGCTGCGGGGACATCCGGCGCGAGATCACACTCGAGGATTTCTTCATCAGCTACGGCAAGCAGGACCGCAAACCCGGCGAATTCGTCGAAGCGATCAGCGTGCCGAAGCAGACCGACACCTTGCACTGCCACAAGCTCTCCAAACGCTTCGATCAGGACATCTCCGCCGTTTGCGGGTGCTTCAATCTGCCCGGTGACGGGCGGCTTTTCGGTGAGGTACGGCTCGCGTTCGGGGGCATGGCGGGCACGCCCATGCGGGCCAAGGCCGCCGAAGCCGCATTGCGCGGCGCGCCCATCAGCCTCGCCTCGGCACAGGCCGCAGCAGAGGCCCTGCAAGACGATTTCACACCGCTTTCCGACATGCGCGCCTCAGCGCACTACCGGATGCAGGCCGCACAAAACATGCTCTTGCGGTCCGTGCACAGCTTGCTCGGCACTCCAACCGACCTGCATGAGGTGACAGCATGA
- a CDS encoding ABC transporter permease: MIRLEKRPEPSRAFSLGTPLLAVIATMIFGGLLFAVLGKDPFEAIRTIFWEPLFGEFAFFYRPQLLIKGAPLVLIAIGLSLGFKAGIWNIGAEGQYIMGALFGAGVGLAAYPAESALLFPAMVLAGAFGGWIWAMIPAVLKVKFGTNEILVSLMLVYVAEQFLASMALGAMKNPEGFGFPGSRNLQQYPSAHNAEIITNSGMHWGVVTAFIAVIFAYVLLARHRLGFAIRVTGDAPRAARFSGVNPTRLVVFCLGTSGVLAGLAGLFEVSGPAGQVTIDFNVGYGFTAIIVAFLGRLHPIGILLAGGLMALTYIGGEIAQSNLGLPAAAIQVFQGMLLFFLLAFDLLTNYRVRMGRAEVA; this comes from the coding sequence ATGATCCGTCTCGAAAAACGCCCCGAACCCAGCCGTGCCTTTTCGCTGGGAACCCCGTTGCTGGCGGTCATTGCCACGATGATCTTTGGCGGGCTGCTGTTTGCGGTGCTCGGCAAAGACCCCTTCGAGGCCATTCGGACCATTTTCTGGGAACCCCTGTTCGGTGAATTTGCCTTCTTCTATCGCCCGCAGCTGTTGATCAAAGGCGCGCCACTGGTGCTGATCGCCATCGGTCTGAGCCTCGGGTTCAAGGCGGGCATCTGGAACATCGGTGCCGAGGGGCAGTATATCATGGGTGCGCTGTTCGGGGCGGGCGTGGGCCTTGCCGCCTATCCCGCCGAGAGTGCTCTGCTGTTTCCCGCGATGGTGCTCGCGGGGGCATTTGGCGGCTGGATCTGGGCGATGATCCCCGCGGTGCTGAAGGTCAAATTCGGCACCAACGAAATCCTCGTCTCTCTGATGCTGGTCTATGTCGCAGAGCAATTTCTTGCCTCGATGGCGCTTGGCGCGATGAAAAACCCCGAAGGTTTCGGCTTTCCGGGCAGCCGCAACCTGCAGCAGTATCCCAGCGCGCATAACGCCGAGATAATCACGAACTCCGGCATGCACTGGGGAGTGGTGACGGCCTTTATCGCGGTGATCTTCGCCTATGTCCTGCTGGCGCGGCACCGCCTCGGCTTTGCCATTCGCGTGACCGGCGATGCCCCGCGGGCCGCCCGTTTTTCCGGCGTGAACCCGACGCGGCTGGTGGTGTTCTGCCTTGGCACGTCCGGTGTGCTTGCCGGGCTTGCGGGTCTGTTCGAAGTGTCCGGTCCCGCAGGCCAGGTGACCATCGACTTCAACGTGGGATACGGGTTTACCGCAATCATCGTGGCGTTTCTGGGGCGGTTGCATCCGATTGGCATTCTGTTGGCCGGCGGGTTGATGGCGCTGACCTATATCGGCGGTGAAATCGCGCAGAGCAATCTGGGCCTGCCTGCCGCGGCCATTCAGGTGTTTCAGGGGATGCTGTTGTTCTTCTTGCTGGCGTTCGACCTTTTGACAAATTACCGCGTCCGCATGGGCCGGGCGGAGGTGGCGTAA
- the xdhB gene encoding xanthine dehydrogenase molybdopterin binding subunit — protein sequence MSVSKPLPHDAAHLHVTGAARYVDDIPTPANTLHLAFGLSDTARGTLKKVDLADVRAGEGVVAVLTADDLPFDNDVSPSNHDEPLLADGTVHYKGQPIFLVVATSHLAARRAARLGKIEIDAQDPILSIEAALAADSRFEDGPRIYAKGDVTNALSQAAHRLSGSVDVGGQEHFYLEGQAAMALPGEDGDMTVHSSTQHPTEIQHKVAEALGTPMHAVRVETRRMGGGFGGKESQGNALAVACAIAARLTGAPCKMRYDRDDDMVITGKRHDFRIDYDVGFDDDGRLTAVDFTHYARCGWAMDLSLPVADRAMLHADNAYHLADVRITSHRLKTNTQSATAFRGFGGPQGIVGIERVMDHVAAHLGLDPLVVRQRNFYRDLLQKDTPVGTAAPADPRPQSDAASRGAQADTDAPQIAPEPVDVQTTPYHQPVTDCIINALSERLIDTSDYHARRAAIARWNDENPVLKRGIALTPVKFGISFTLTHLNQAGALVHVYQDGSVHLNHGGTEMGQGLFQKVAQVAASRFGLPLDSIKITATDTAKVPNTSATAASSGSDLNGMAVQIACDTIRDRIAAHLAELHQAHPNQIRFADGQVHLPGETISFAQAASLAYQGRVSLSSTGFYKTPDIQWDRIAGKGRPFYYFAYGAAVTEVVIDTLTGENRILRADVLHDAGTSLNPALDIGQVEGAFVQGAGWLTTEELVWDDTGALRTHAPATYKIPACGDRPDVFNVDLWNAPNPAQTVYRSKAVGEPPFMLGISAWAALADAIRACGDGYGDLQTPATAEAVLAAVTRTRA from the coding sequence ATGAGCGTCTCAAAACCCCTGCCCCACGACGCCGCGCACCTGCACGTAACGGGGGCCGCGCGCTACGTTGACGACATTCCGACGCCCGCGAATACGTTGCATCTGGCTTTCGGGCTCAGCGATACGGCGCGGGGCACGCTCAAGAAGGTCGATCTTGCCGATGTGCGGGCCGGCGAGGGCGTTGTGGCCGTGCTGACAGCGGATGACCTGCCCTTCGACAACGATGTATCGCCCTCCAATCACGACGAGCCTTTGCTGGCCGACGGCACGGTCCACTACAAGGGGCAGCCGATCTTCCTGGTGGTTGCCACGTCCCATCTCGCCGCCCGCCGCGCGGCCCGGCTTGGCAAGATCGAGATCGACGCACAGGATCCGATCCTGAGCATCGAGGCCGCACTTGCCGCCGACAGCCGCTTTGAGGACGGCCCGCGCATATACGCAAAGGGCGATGTCACAAACGCGCTGTCGCAGGCGGCGCATCGGCTGTCGGGCAGCGTCGATGTTGGCGGGCAAGAGCATTTCTATCTCGAAGGGCAGGCCGCGATGGCCCTGCCTGGCGAAGATGGCGACATGACCGTCCACAGCTCCACCCAGCACCCGACGGAGATACAGCACAAGGTGGCTGAAGCACTTGGCACGCCGATGCATGCCGTGCGGGTCGAAACGCGGCGCATGGGCGGTGGCTTTGGCGGCAAGGAAAGCCAGGGCAACGCGCTCGCGGTGGCCTGCGCCATCGCAGCCCGTCTGACAGGCGCGCCGTGCAAGATGCGCTACGACCGCGATGACGATATGGTCATCACCGGCAAGCGGCACGATTTTCGCATCGATTACGACGTGGGCTTTGATGATGACGGCAGGCTCACGGCCGTGGATTTCACGCATTACGCGCGCTGTGGATGGGCGATGGACCTGAGCCTGCCCGTCGCCGACCGCGCCATGCTGCATGCCGATAACGCCTATCACCTCGCCGATGTGCGCATTACATCGCACCGGCTGAAGACCAACACCCAATCTGCCACCGCCTTCCGCGGGTTCGGCGGGCCGCAGGGGATCGTGGGGATCGAGCGGGTCATGGATCACGTGGCCGCCCACCTCGGCCTCGACCCTCTGGTGGTGCGGCAGCGCAATTTCTACCGTGACCTGCTGCAGAAGGACACGCCCGTGGGCACCGCAGCACCCGCCGACCCCCGCCCGCAAAGCGACGCGGCAAGCCGTGGCGCGCAAGCAGACACCGATGCGCCGCAAATCGCGCCGGAGCCCGTCGATGTGCAGACCACTCCCTATCACCAGCCGGTCACGGACTGCATCATCAACGCGCTGTCGGAGCGGCTCATCGACACGTCGGACTATCACGCCCGCCGCGCCGCGATTGCACGATGGAACGATGAAAATCCGGTTTTGAAGCGCGGCATCGCCCTGACGCCGGTCAAATTCGGCATCTCCTTCACGCTTACCCATCTCAATCAGGCGGGCGCGCTTGTGCATGTCTATCAGGACGGCTCCGTGCATCTGAACCACGGGGGCACCGAGATGGGTCAGGGCCTGTTCCAGAAAGTCGCCCAGGTCGCGGCAAGCCGTTTCGGTCTGCCGCTCGATTCCATAAAGATCACCGCGACCGACACGGCCAAAGTGCCAAATACCTCGGCCACCGCAGCGAGTTCGGGCAGCGATCTGAACGGCATGGCGGTTCAAATCGCCTGTGACACCATCCGCGACCGCATCGCCGCCCATCTGGCTGAATTGCATCAGGCGCATCCTAACCAGATCAGGTTTGCCGACGGTCAGGTGCATTTGCCGGGCGAGACGATCAGCTTTGCCCAGGCGGCAAGCCTTGCCTATCAAGGGCGCGTCAGCCTGTCGTCGACGGGGTTCTACAAGACCCCTGACATCCAGTGGGACCGTATCGCGGGCAAGGGCAGACCGTTCTATTACTTTGCCTATGGCGCAGCCGTGACCGAGGTCGTCATTGACACGCTGACGGGCGAGAACCGGATTCTCCGGGCGGATGTTCTGCACGACGCGGGAACGTCGCTGAACCCCGCGCTCGACATCGGACAGGTGGAAGGCGCCTTTGTTCAGGGCGCGGGCTGGCTGACCACGGAGGAGCTTGTCTGGGATGACACCGGCGCGCTGCGGACGCATGCACCGGCAACCTATAAAATTCCGGCCTGCGGGGACCGGCCCGATGTGTTCAACGTCGATCTGTGGAACGCGCCAAACCCCGCGCAGACGGTGTACCGGTCCAAGGCGGTGGGCGAGCCGCCGTTCATGTTGGGTATTTCCGCCTGGGCCGCGCTGGCCGATGCGATACGCGCCTGCGGCGATGGCTACGGTGATCTGCAAACGCCCGCGACCGCCGAAGCCGTATTGGCAGCCGTAACGCGGACCCGCGCGTGA